A stretch of the Longimicrobium sp. genome encodes the following:
- a CDS encoding signal peptidase II gives MSEAPTRLQHIVLRLMGERRTVHRPGASRGRRASDQLPMHGWRPAFILACAVALVDWATKFAIASTIPLEGFREVVPGRVAFWHVRNPYMILGLWENLPLAGRKVLAVVSALLAVLVLVQIVGRAHRLARGHQRWAWLFVGLICGGMVGNLGERVIHWGVTDYLSFRWGEYWLPPGNIADIALFAAIPLAVPVVVFELMGRARRGRAHPQASSRAAPSARP, from the coding sequence GTGAGCGAAGCCCCGACACGCCTTCAGCACATCGTGCTCCGCCTGATGGGCGAGCGACGGACCGTGCACCGTCCCGGCGCCAGCCGCGGCCGCCGCGCGTCTGACCAACTGCCAATGCACGGCTGGCGCCCCGCGTTCATCCTGGCGTGCGCCGTAGCCCTGGTGGACTGGGCCACCAAGTTCGCGATCGCGTCGACCATCCCGCTCGAAGGCTTTCGCGAGGTGGTGCCCGGGCGTGTGGCGTTCTGGCACGTGCGCAATCCCTACATGATCCTGGGGTTGTGGGAAAACCTGCCGCTGGCCGGGCGCAAGGTGCTGGCCGTAGTGTCGGCGCTGCTCGCCGTGCTGGTGCTGGTGCAGATCGTTGGCCGTGCCCATCGCCTGGCCCGTGGCCACCAGCGCTGGGCGTGGCTGTTCGTGGGGTTGATCTGCGGCGGGATGGTGGGCAACCTGGGTGAGCGGGTGATCCACTGGGGCGTCACCGATTACCTGTCGTTCCGCTGGGGCGAGTACTGGCTGCCCCCCGGGAACATCGCCGACATCGCCCTGTTCGCCGCCATTCCGTTGGCCGTCCCCGTGGTCGTCTTCGAGTTGATGGGGCGCGCCCGCCGCGGCCGCGCGCACCCGCAGGCGTCCAGCCGCGCGGCGCCTTCCGCACGTCCCTGA
- the larE gene encoding ATP-dependent sacrificial sulfur transferase LarE: MVPEHKRHRLSSILRDCGSVVVGYSGGVDSVFLARIAVDVLGPQHVLAVTGKSDSIASWMEDTAREVAARFGIPWLELETREMDDPRYAANPSNRCYFCKSELWTRLADLAAERGFAAVLDGSNADDVGDHRPGAVAAEENAVRSPLLEAGLTKDEIRAWSRELGLPTWDQPAAPCLASRIPYGLSVTPERLRQIEQAEIGLRAMGFRDFRVRHHGTIARLEVHPSEIDRVAAHRSDIAHAVRGAGFERVLIDLQGYRRGSLNEGLAGGQLVQLGAFA; this comes from the coding sequence ATGGTACCCGAGCACAAGCGTCACCGCCTTTCGTCCATCCTCCGCGACTGCGGCTCCGTCGTCGTGGGCTACAGCGGCGGGGTGGATTCGGTGTTCCTGGCGCGCATCGCCGTAGACGTGCTGGGGCCGCAACACGTGCTGGCGGTCACGGGAAAGAGCGACAGCATCGCGTCGTGGATGGAGGACACCGCGCGCGAGGTCGCCGCGCGCTTCGGCATTCCCTGGCTGGAGCTGGAAACGCGGGAGATGGATGATCCGCGCTACGCGGCCAACCCCAGCAACCGCTGCTACTTCTGCAAGTCGGAGCTGTGGACGCGGCTGGCGGACCTGGCGGCCGAGCGGGGCTTCGCCGCGGTGCTGGACGGCTCCAACGCCGACGACGTGGGCGACCATCGCCCCGGAGCGGTGGCGGCAGAGGAGAACGCGGTGCGCTCGCCGCTGCTGGAGGCGGGGCTCACCAAGGACGAGATCCGCGCCTGGTCGCGCGAGCTGGGGCTGCCCACGTGGGACCAGCCGGCCGCGCCGTGCCTGGCTTCGCGCATTCCCTACGGCCTGTCCGTCACTCCCGAGCGCCTGCGGCAGATCGAACAGGCGGAGATCGGGCTGCGGGCGATGGGGTTCCGCGACTTCCGCGTCCGGCATCACGGCACGATCGCGCGGCTGGAAGTTCACCCGTCCGAGATCGACCGCGTCGCCGCTCATCGGAGCGACATCGCTCATGCCGTGCGCGGCGCCGGCTTCGAGCGCGTGCTGATCGACCTGCAGGGCTACCGCCGCGGCTCCCTGAACGAGGGGCTGGC